A portion of the Bacillota bacterium genome contains these proteins:
- a CDS encoding branched-chain amino acid ABC transporter permease — translation MSLLLEQTVNGLVIGSVYALIALGFSLIFSILEVINFAHGSVLVMGTFIGLVAMRQAGFWVGLGAAAAASGLLGVLIEKAAIYPLRVRRAPAGAQFISTIGAGMMIDIAALVIFGPKTRPFPPALAGGPLALGPVQISRMEVVILAVSLGLMAALQLLIRRTRFGKAIRATVQNPAAAAMFGVDVDLVNTATFALGSALAAVAGVLMGAYYNVADLGTGFMAGMKGFVAAVFGGIGSIPGAVLGGLVLGVAEDIGATWLSAYRDAIAFIILIVILLIRPQGILGRPERQKV, via the coding sequence CAGCGTCTATGCTTTGATCGCCCTCGGTTTCTCGCTGATCTTCAGCATCCTCGAAGTGATCAACTTCGCCCACGGGTCGGTTCTGGTGATGGGGACCTTCATCGGCCTCGTGGCCATGCGGCAGGCGGGCTTCTGGGTCGGCCTGGGGGCCGCCGCCGCGGCCAGCGGGCTCCTCGGGGTGCTCATCGAGAAGGCCGCCATCTACCCCCTCCGCGTCCGGCGGGCCCCGGCCGGGGCCCAGTTCATCAGCACCATCGGCGCCGGGATGATGATCGATATCGCCGCCTTGGTCATCTTCGGTCCGAAGACCCGGCCCTTTCCACCGGCCTTGGCGGGCGGGCCATTGGCCCTCGGACCGGTTCAGATCTCCCGCATGGAGGTCGTCATCCTGGCCGTGTCCCTGGGGCTGATGGCCGCGCTTCAACTGCTCATCCGGCGGACCCGCTTCGGAAAGGCCATCCGGGCGACGGTCCAGAACCCGGCCGCGGCGGCCATGTTCGGGGTGGACGTAGACCTGGTGAACACGGCGACCTTCGCCCTGGGCTCGGCCCTGGCGGCGGTGGCCGGCGTGCTGATGGGAGCCTACTACAACGTGGCCGACCTGGGTACCGGGTTCATGGCCGGGATGAAGGGGTTCGTCGCCGCCGTCTTCGGTGGGATCGGCTCGATCCCCGGAGCCGTCCTCGGCGGCCTGGTCCTCGGGGTGGCCGAGGACATCGGCGCGACCTGGCTGTCGGCCTACCGCGACGCCATTGCCTTCATCATCCTCATCGTCATCCTGCTGATCCGGCCCCAGGGCATCCTGGGACGGCCGGAGCGGCAGAAGGTATAG
- a CDS encoding branched-chain amino acid ABC transporter permease, whose amino-acid sequence MTRLARFPWVPLSVLLALAFPLVASRYLVHLGVLIAIYTILTLSLNLVSGYAGQLALGQAAFYALGAYASALLTLNGYPFLLGLPAAGVVAALGGLIVGLPTLRSSGFYLGMITLGFGEIVRLVLLNWSSVTRGPMGLTNIPPAGVLGFTFASVTSYYYLTLAILALVALAVHRLVNSRLGDALVAIREDELAAKAMGVDTGYLKVLAFTVSGFIAGLAGSLYAHYISFINPSSFGSGESFLIVSMALLGGTSIPGSIIGTAVLVVLPEVFRPLADYRLFFYGAALILLMIYRPNGLIPERRLAQGGLLEKLAGRRPRAGGAAHLNQGGRGS is encoded by the coding sequence ATGACGCGGCTCGCGCGGTTCCCCTGGGTCCCGCTGTCCGTCCTCCTGGCCCTCGCCTTTCCTCTGGTGGCCAGTCGGTACCTGGTTCACCTGGGCGTCCTCATCGCCATCTACACCATCCTCACCCTCAGCCTCAACCTGGTCTCTGGATACGCCGGCCAGTTGGCCCTGGGACAGGCCGCTTTCTACGCCCTGGGGGCCTATGCTTCGGCCCTCCTGACCCTGAACGGCTACCCGTTCCTCCTCGGTCTCCCGGCGGCCGGGGTCGTCGCCGCCCTGGGCGGCTTGATCGTCGGCCTGCCCACGCTGAGATCCTCGGGCTTCTACCTCGGCATGATTACCCTCGGCTTCGGGGAGATCGTCCGGCTGGTCCTGCTCAACTGGAGTTCCGTCACGCGCGGGCCGATGGGTCTGACCAACATCCCGCCGGCCGGGGTCCTCGGTTTCACCTTCGCCTCCGTGACCTCCTATTACTACCTGACCCTGGCCATCCTGGCCCTGGTCGCCCTGGCCGTCCACCGACTGGTGAACTCGCGGCTGGGCGATGCCCTGGTGGCCATCCGCGAGGATGAATTGGCGGCCAAGGCCATGGGCGTTGACACCGGCTACCTCAAGGTCCTGGCCTTCACCGTCTCGGGGTTCATCGCCGGTCTGGCCGGCAGCCTATACGCCCACTACATCAGCTTCATCAACCCGTCGTCCTTCGGAAGCGGCGAGTCCTTCCTCATCGTCAGCATGGCCCTCCTCGGCGGGACCAGCATCCCTGGCTCGATCATCGGGACGGCGGTGCTGGTCGTCCTGCCGGAGGTCTTCCGGCCCCTGGCCGACTACCGGCTCTTCTTCTATGGAGCCGCCCTCATCCTGCTGATGATCTATCGGCCAAACGGGCTCATCCCCGAGCGGCGCCTGGCCCAGGGGGGACTGCTGGAGAAGCTGGCCGGCCGGCGCCCGCGGGCGGGCGGCGCGGCCCATCTCAACCAAGGGGGGCGGGGGTCATGA
- a CDS encoding sulfite exporter TauE/SafE family protein — MATRKQIVMVQGMVCESCGRKVEKALRALDGVKSAEADFVKGRAVVDYDDGRCDLERIGAAIREAGYETRGGGLSPLLTILAAGVLIFLLGRWSGGLDLAARLQNGATLTVLFVTGLLTSIHCVGMCGGLMLSQSLSAGAEPGRRDLKPVVLYNLGRVISYTSLGGLVGALGSVLSISLPVKAGLMLFAALFMVAMGLSLAGFGFARRLRIQLPWSRGHEDGQGRREARGPLMVGLLNGLMPCGPLQTMQLFALGTGSAVHGALAMLAFSLGTVPLMSALGLATAAMRGGRPRQILRLSGVLVLSLGLVMANRGLTLAGVRWPALRPAAPPPSAQASGRVGQAELRDGVQALTMVADARGYRPSLLYVQRNIPVEWTIDGRQLTSCNRQIIVPSLKTAMNLKPGPNVLKFTPTGGDIAFSCWMGMIGGLIRVVDDLGAVDVAKPDVDVPAGAGCCGDGTNACCSTGGGSPSIYGADMGQVPTGRIIKKAVIDGSTQVAAFKGIGFEFEPLVVVVQAGLRTKVVFDLGAFDSAEGEYSLIDTASGRTAKSFKAGSGLNAVFLDPAEAGAYAVVRGNEVLGVLEVVDRLAEVDLEQVRARYFEGP, encoded by the coding sequence GTGGCGACGAGGAAGCAGATCGTCATGGTTCAGGGCATGGTCTGTGAATCGTGCGGGCGGAAGGTCGAGAAGGCCCTGCGCGCCCTCGATGGGGTGAAGTCGGCCGAGGCCGACTTCGTCAAGGGTAGGGCCGTGGTCGATTACGACGACGGCCGGTGCGATCTCGAGCGGATCGGGGCGGCCATCAGGGAGGCCGGGTACGAGACCAGGGGCGGCGGCCTGAGCCCGCTCCTGACCATCCTCGCCGCCGGGGTCCTGATCTTCCTCCTCGGACGCTGGTCCGGCGGACTCGACCTGGCCGCCAGGCTTCAGAACGGCGCGACCTTGACGGTCCTCTTCGTCACCGGCCTGTTGACCTCGATCCACTGCGTCGGGATGTGCGGCGGATTGATGCTGAGCCAGAGTCTGTCGGCCGGCGCCGAGCCGGGACGGCGGGACTTGAAGCCGGTCGTCCTATACAATCTCGGACGCGTCATCTCCTATACGTCTCTGGGCGGCCTGGTCGGCGCCCTCGGCTCGGTCCTGTCCATCTCCCTACCGGTCAAGGCCGGGCTGATGCTCTTCGCCGCCCTCTTCATGGTGGCCATGGGCCTGAGCCTGGCCGGTTTCGGCTTCGCCCGCCGCCTCCGGATCCAATTGCCCTGGTCGCGCGGGCACGAAGACGGGCAAGGGCGGCGAGAGGCCCGCGGTCCCCTGATGGTCGGGCTACTCAACGGGCTGATGCCCTGCGGCCCCCTGCAGACGATGCAACTCTTCGCCCTCGGCACCGGGAGCGCGGTCCATGGCGCCCTGGCCATGCTGGCTTTCTCCCTGGGCACGGTGCCGCTGATGTCCGCCCTCGGGCTGGCCACCGCGGCCATGCGCGGCGGGCGTCCCCGACAGATCCTCCGCCTGAGCGGAGTCCTCGTCCTTTCCCTGGGCCTGGTGATGGCCAACCGCGGCCTGACCCTCGCCGGGGTGAGGTGGCCCGCGCTGAGGCCCGCCGCGCCGCCACCGAGCGCCCAGGCCTCCGGCCGGGTCGGCCAAGCCGAACTGCGCGACGGGGTGCAAGCCCTGACGATGGTCGCCGACGCCCGGGGCTACCGGCCGAGCCTGCTCTATGTCCAGCGGAACATCCCCGTGGAGTGGACCATCGATGGCCGGCAATTGACCTCGTGCAACAGGCAGATCATCGTCCCCTCGCTGAAGACGGCGATGAACCTCAAGCCCGGGCCCAACGTCCTGAAGTTCACCCCGACGGGCGGCGACATCGCCTTCAGTTGCTGGATGGGGATGATCGGGGGCCTGATCCGGGTGGTCGACGACCTCGGGGCGGTCGACGTGGCCAAGCCTGACGTCGACGTCCCGGCCGGCGCCGGGTGTTGCGGCGACGGCACCAACGCCTGTTGCTCGACGGGCGGTGGTTCGCCCAGCATCTATGGGGCCGACATGGGCCAGGTCCCGACCGGGAGGATCATCAAGAAGGCCGTCATCGACGGCTCCACGCAGGTGGCCGCCTTCAAAGGGATCGGTTTCGAGTTCGAGCCCCTGGTCGTGGTGGTTCAGGCGGGCCTGCGAACGAAGGTCGTTTTCGACCTCGGCGCCTTCGACTCGGCTGAGGGCGAGTATTCCCTGATCGATACGGCCAGCGGCCGGACGGCCAAGTCGTTCAAGGCCGGGAGCGGCCTGAACGCCGTCTTCCTCGATCCGGCCGAAGCGGGCGCCTACGCCGTGGTCAGGGGAAACGAGGTCCTGGGGGTGCTGGAGGTGGTCGACCGGCTCGCGGAGGTCGACTTGGAGCAGGTCAGGGCAAGGTACTTCGAGGGACCGTGA
- a CDS encoding ABC transporter ATP-binding protein, with protein sequence MLEVKDIHVYYGRVHALKGVSLEVGRGELVVVVGANGAGKTTLLRTVCGLLHPRSGRVSLDGADVSGLPPQTIVRRGIAASPDNRQVFPRMTVLENLEMGAFSRPDRTEIRRDLERVCTVFPALRDRRRQVAGTLSGGEQQMLAIARAMMASPRLLLMDEPSMGLAPRLVAAMFETIRRIRDDGTGILLVEQNARLALDIADRAYVLETGRVLLSGTGRQLSTDPMVRQACLGGA encoded by the coding sequence GTGCTTGAGGTCAAGGACATCCACGTCTACTATGGCCGCGTCCACGCCCTGAAGGGGGTGAGTCTGGAAGTCGGCCGCGGTGAGCTGGTGGTGGTCGTCGGGGCCAATGGGGCCGGGAAGACCACCCTCCTGAGGACGGTCTGCGGGTTGCTGCACCCGCGCTCCGGCCGGGTCTCCCTGGACGGGGCGGACGTCTCGGGTCTGCCCCCGCAGACCATCGTTCGCCGGGGAATCGCCGCCTCCCCCGACAACCGGCAGGTCTTCCCCAGGATGACGGTGCTCGAGAACCTGGAGATGGGCGCCTTCTCGCGGCCCGACCGGACCGAGATCCGCCGGGACCTGGAGCGCGTCTGCACCGTCTTCCCCGCCTTGCGGGACCGCCGCCGCCAGGTGGCCGGGACCCTCAGTGGCGGCGAGCAACAGATGCTGGCCATCGCCCGGGCGATGATGGCTTCACCGCGACTTCTCTTGATGGACGAACCGTCGATGGGCCTGGCTCCACGGCTGGTCGCGGCAATGTTCGAGACGATTCGCCGCATCCGCGACGATGGGACGGGCATCCTCCTCGTCGAGCAGAACGCGCGTCTGGCGCTGGACATCGCCGACCGGGCCTACGTCCTGGAGACGGGCCGCGTCCTACTCTCCGGGACGGGTCGGCAGTTGTCAACCGACCCCATGGTCCGCCAGGCCTGCCTGGGAGGGGCGTGA
- a CDS encoding YHS domain-containing protein: MAKDPVCGMTVDEGKAAATAEYQGQTYYFCSAACKAEFEKDPKRYAGGKAGGQPQGGHGHHGHCC; this comes from the coding sequence ATGGCCAAGGATCCGGTCTGTGGAATGACGGTTGACGAGGGCAAAGCCGCGGCCACCGCGGAGTACCAGGGCCAAACCTACTACTTCTGCAGCGCCGCCTGCAAGGCCGAGTTCGAGAAGGACCCCAAGCGGTACGCCGGTGGAAAGGCCGGTGGTCAGCCCCAGGGGGGACACGGGCACCACGGCCATTGTTGCTAG
- a CDS encoding ABC transporter ATP-binding protein, giving the protein MSLLIVSGATVAFGGIKALESVSLTVEAGEIVSVIGPNGAGKTTLFNAVSGLGRLDSGEVRFDGADITNQPAHRVTRSGIARTFQNIRLFSHLTVADNVNIAQHCRTRAGLWSALVDSRTARAERRSVLATTAGLLDTVGLPGRADVQAGDLPYGAQRRVEIARALATRPRLLLLDEPAAGMNYAEVEDLLGLIRSVRRQEITVVMVEHDLRAVMAVSDRVVVLDYGRKIADGRPEEVRTDPAVLAAYLGEKGGVASA; this is encoded by the coding sequence ATGAGTCTGCTCATCGTAAGCGGGGCGACCGTCGCCTTCGGGGGGATCAAGGCCCTGGAATCGGTCAGCCTGACCGTCGAGGCCGGGGAGATCGTCTCGGTCATCGGCCCGAACGGGGCCGGCAAGACCACTCTGTTCAACGCCGTCTCGGGGCTGGGCCGCCTGGATTCCGGGGAGGTCCGCTTCGACGGCGCGGACATCACCAACCAACCCGCCCACCGGGTGACGCGGAGCGGCATCGCCCGTACGTTCCAGAACATCCGCCTCTTCAGCCACCTGACGGTGGCCGACAACGTCAATATCGCCCAGCACTGCCGGACGCGGGCCGGGCTCTGGTCGGCCCTGGTCGACAGCCGGACGGCCCGGGCCGAACGGCGATCGGTTCTCGCGACGACGGCGGGACTGCTCGACACGGTCGGCCTGCCGGGCCGGGCCGATGTCCAGGCCGGCGACCTTCCCTACGGCGCTCAGCGCCGGGTGGAGATCGCCAGGGCCCTGGCCACGCGGCCCCGACTCCTCCTGCTCGACGAACCGGCCGCCGGGATGAACTACGCCGAAGTCGAGGATCTCCTGGGGCTCATCAGGTCGGTCCGGCGGCAAGAGATCACCGTGGTCATGGTCGAGCACGACCTGCGGGCGGTGATGGCCGTCTCCGACCGGGTCGTCGTCCTCGATTACGGCCGGAAGATCGCCGACGGCCGGCCCGAGGAGGTCCGGACGGACCCCGCCGTGCTGGCCGCCTATCTCGGCGAGAAGGGGGGCGTGGCCAGTGCTTGA